The following are encoded in a window of Rhizobium sp. WYJ-E13 genomic DNA:
- a CDS encoding DUF6867 family protein, with amino-acid sequence MQGLFFESDNGVKLVIRALVVLIGFWTAWRAGRAVADGWNNYPLVVFYTFLLAWAMQFLHHALFNGPMLSALFYIIDFVTLLIFSTAGFRYRRTNQMVNNYYWLYEKTSAFSWKEKH; translated from the coding sequence ATGCAGGGACTTTTCTTCGAAAGCGACAACGGCGTGAAGCTCGTCATCCGAGCTCTCGTTGTGCTCATCGGTTTCTGGACGGCGTGGCGTGCCGGCAGGGCGGTTGCGGACGGCTGGAACAACTATCCGCTGGTCGTCTTCTATACGTTCCTGCTCGCATGGGCGATGCAGTTCCTGCATCATGCGCTGTTTAACGGCCCAATGCTCAGCGCCCTCTTCTATATTATCGATTTCGTAACTTTGCTGATCTTCTCGACAGCCGGGTTCCGCTATCGCCGTACCAATCAAATGGTCAACAACTATTACTGGCTGTACGAAAAAACTTCCGCGTTTTCGTGGAAGGAGAAACATTGA
- a CDS encoding ABC transporter ATP-binding protein → MSPVENTMSNDTLLKVEHLSMKFGGLMAINDFSFEAKRGEITALIGPNGAGKTTVFNCITGFYKPTMGMITLTQNSGKQYLLERLPDFRITKEAKVARTFQNIRLFSGLTVLENLLVAQHNKLMKASGYTVLGLLGIGPYKKEAAAAIELARHWLEKADLIDRADDPAGDLPYGAQRRLEIARAMCTGPELLCLDEPAAGLNPRESAALNALLKGIRTETGTSILLIEHDMSVVMEISDHVIVLEYGQKISDGNPDHVKNDPRVIAAYLGVEDEEVEEVIATVEGGAI, encoded by the coding sequence ATGAGCCCCGTCGAGAATACGATGTCGAATGACACTTTGCTCAAGGTCGAGCACCTGTCGATGAAGTTCGGCGGCCTGATGGCCATCAACGACTTCTCCTTCGAGGCCAAGCGCGGCGAAATCACCGCGTTGATCGGCCCGAACGGTGCGGGCAAGACGACCGTCTTCAATTGCATCACCGGTTTCTACAAGCCGACGATGGGCATGATTACGTTGACGCAGAACAGCGGCAAGCAGTACCTTCTCGAGCGCCTGCCGGACTTCCGCATCACCAAGGAAGCCAAGGTTGCCCGTACTTTCCAGAACATCCGCCTGTTCTCGGGCCTCACCGTTCTGGAAAACCTGCTGGTCGCCCAACATAATAAGCTGATGAAAGCGTCGGGCTACACGGTGCTCGGCCTGCTCGGCATAGGTCCCTACAAGAAGGAAGCGGCAGCAGCCATCGAGCTTGCACGCCACTGGCTGGAGAAGGCCGACCTTATCGACCGTGCCGACGATCCGGCCGGCGACTTGCCTTACGGCGCCCAGCGTCGTCTGGAAATCGCTCGCGCCATGTGCACCGGTCCGGAGCTGCTTTGCCTCGACGAGCCGGCTGCCGGTCTCAATCCGCGTGAATCGGCAGCGCTCAATGCTTTGCTGAAAGGGATTCGCACCGAAACCGGCACCTCTATCCTGCTCATCGAGCACGACATGTCGGTGGTCATGGAAATTTCCGACCACGTCATCGTTCTGGAATACGGCCAGAAGATTTCCGACGGAAACCCCGACCACGTGAAGAACGACCCGAGGGTTATTGCAGCCTATCTTGGTGTCGAGGATGAAGAAGTCGAAGAGGTCATCGCGACCGTAGAAGGGGGCGCAATCTGA
- a CDS encoding branched-chain amino acid ABC transporter permease: MEYFVQQLFNGLTLGSIYGLVAIGYTMVYGIIGMINFAHGDIFMLGGFAALIVFLVLTSIFAGLPVAVLLLAMLVVAMLMTSLWNWTIERVAYRPLRGSFRLAPLITAIGMSITLSNFIQVTQGPRNKPIPPLVGTVYNIGGLSISLKQIIIIVVTVVLLAAFWYLVNKTALGRAQRATEQDRKMAALLGVNVDQTISITFIMGAALAAVAGTMYLMYYGVASFNDGFIPGVKAFTAAVLGGIGSLPGAVLGGLMIGLIESLWSAYFTIAYKDVATFAILAFVLIFKPTGILGRPEVEKV, encoded by the coding sequence ATGGAGTATTTCGTCCAGCAGCTCTTCAATGGGCTGACTCTCGGATCCATCTATGGCCTTGTGGCTATTGGCTATACGATGGTTTACGGCATTATCGGCATGATCAACTTCGCCCATGGCGACATTTTCATGCTCGGTGGCTTCGCTGCTCTTATCGTCTTTCTCGTTCTCACATCCATCTTCGCAGGTCTTCCGGTAGCCGTGCTGCTGCTGGCGATGCTTGTGGTCGCGATGCTGATGACGAGTTTGTGGAATTGGACGATAGAGCGCGTCGCCTACCGCCCGCTGCGCGGCTCATTCCGCCTGGCACCGCTGATTACCGCGATCGGCATGTCGATCACGCTGTCGAACTTCATCCAGGTCACGCAGGGTCCGCGCAACAAGCCGATTCCACCACTCGTCGGCACGGTTTATAATATCGGCGGTCTCTCGATCTCGCTGAAGCAGATCATCATCATTGTCGTGACCGTCGTTCTGCTTGCTGCCTTCTGGTATCTCGTCAACAAGACGGCACTCGGACGTGCTCAGCGCGCGACCGAACAGGACCGCAAGATGGCCGCCCTTCTGGGCGTCAATGTCGACCAGACCATCTCGATTACCTTCATAATGGGTGCGGCACTCGCAGCTGTCGCCGGCACGATGTACCTGATGTATTATGGTGTCGCGTCGTTCAATGATGGTTTCATCCCGGGCGTCAAGGCCTTCACTGCGGCCGTTCTCGGCGGCATCGGCTCACTGCCGGGCGCTGTTCTCGGCGGGCTGATGATCGGTCTCATCGAATCCCTGTGGTCGGCCTATTTCACCATCGCGTACAAGGATGTCGCTACCTTCGCCATTCTTGCATTCGTGCTGATCTTCAAGCCGACGGGCATTCTCGGCCGGCCGGAAGTCGAGAAGGTATAA
- a CDS encoding D-glycerate dehydrogenase: MPRPRILVTRRWPGAVEAVLAERFDVTFNTDDVPLGENELRQALADYDAVLPTVSDKLPAAVFAGDLRTKILGNFGVGFNHIDIATAKARGIAVTNTPSVLTDCTADIAMLLLLSVARRGGEGERQLRAGEWKGWCPTHMIGTKVTGKTVGIIGFGRIGKAFAQRCHFGFGMDVVFYNRSQVDPAEAVRYGARQLASVEAVLAASDFVSLHCPGGAENRHLMNPARFAAMRPGAFLINTARGDVVDETALIAALAKGTIRGAGLDVYEAEPHVPEALRRMENVVLLPHLGSATEETRTAMGVKVVENVTAFFEGRDVPDRVV; this comes from the coding sequence ATGCCCAGACCCCGCATTCTCGTCACCCGGCGCTGGCCTGGCGCGGTTGAAGCCGTGCTCGCCGAGCGTTTCGACGTAACGTTCAATACGGATGATGTGCCGCTCGGCGAAAACGAGCTGCGTCAGGCGCTGGCGGATTATGATGCGGTGCTGCCGACCGTCTCCGACAAGCTGCCGGCAGCGGTCTTTGCGGGTGATCTCCGCACGAAGATCCTCGGCAATTTCGGGGTCGGCTTCAATCATATCGATATCGCCACAGCCAAGGCGAGGGGCATTGCGGTGACGAATACGCCTAGCGTGTTGACCGACTGCACCGCCGATATCGCCATGCTGCTCCTGCTGTCCGTCGCGCGCCGCGGCGGAGAGGGCGAGCGGCAGCTGCGTGCCGGGGAATGGAAGGGCTGGTGCCCGACACATATGATCGGCACGAAGGTGACCGGCAAGACTGTCGGCATCATCGGTTTCGGGCGGATCGGCAAGGCTTTCGCGCAACGCTGCCATTTCGGTTTCGGCATGGATGTCGTGTTCTACAACCGCTCACAGGTCGATCCGGCTGAAGCAGTACGCTACGGCGCACGTCAGCTTGCTTCGGTGGAGGCGGTGCTGGCGGCTTCCGATTTCGTCTCGTTGCATTGCCCTGGAGGAGCGGAAAACCGGCATTTGATGAATCCGGCACGGTTCGCAGCAATGAGGCCGGGCGCTTTCCTCATCAACACCGCGCGCGGTGACGTGGTCGATGAGACGGCACTGATTGCCGCACTTGCCAAAGGCACGATCCGGGGCGCAGGGCTCGATGTCTACGAGGCGGAGCCGCATGTGCCGGAAGCGCTGCGGCGGATGGAAAATGTCGTCCTGCTGCCGCATCTTGGCAGCGCGACCGAGGAAACGCGCACAGCGATGGGGGTGAAGGTCGTGGAGAATGTGACGGCATTTTTCGAAGGGCGGGACGTGCCGGATCGGGTTGTCTGA
- the livM gene encoding high-affinity branched-chain amino acid ABC transporter permease LivM: MANIDTSAGKSDAGLVQKGLREAFFSGLIALGLFVLYVGLGTQQNINNELIVVQRWGLLAIFVLVAAIGRFIMVVFVRPHLDQRKLSKARHGELEISTEKGFFRTHFLKIALLFLVVYPLLTAYFLGPQGALKWVDNFGIQILIYVMLAWGLNIVVGLAGLLDLGYVAFYAVGAYSYALLSAHFGLSFWVLLPLAGIFAALWGVILGFPVLRLRGDYLAIVTLAFGEIIRLVIINWTEVTKGTFGISGIAKASVFGIWTFDVGKANNFTKAFGLPSSSAYYKIFLFYVILALCMLTAYVTIRLRRMPIGRAWEALREDEIACRSLGINTVTTKLTAFATGAMFGGFAGSFFAARQGFVSPESFVFLESAVILAIVVLGGMGSLTGIAIAAVVMVGGTEVLREMDFLKVVFGPEFTPELYRMLLFGLAMVIVMLFKPRGFVGSREPTAFLKERKAVSGSFTKEGHG, translated from the coding sequence ATGGCAAACATCGACACTTCCGCTGGCAAGTCCGACGCCGGGCTTGTCCAGAAGGGGCTTAGGGAAGCCTTCTTCTCCGGCCTCATCGCACTTGGCCTGTTCGTCCTCTATGTCGGTCTCGGCACGCAGCAGAACATCAACAACGAGTTGATCGTCGTTCAGCGTTGGGGATTGTTGGCCATTTTCGTGCTGGTTGCTGCCATCGGCCGTTTCATCATGGTCGTTTTCGTCAGGCCGCATCTTGATCAGCGCAAGCTTTCGAAGGCGCGTCATGGTGAACTGGAGATCTCGACGGAGAAAGGTTTCTTCCGGACGCATTTCCTGAAGATCGCCCTGCTGTTCCTGGTGGTTTATCCGCTGCTGACAGCCTATTTCCTCGGTCCGCAGGGCGCGCTGAAGTGGGTGGACAATTTCGGCATCCAGATCCTGATCTACGTGATGCTTGCCTGGGGTCTGAATATCGTCGTTGGTCTCGCCGGTCTGCTCGACCTGGGCTATGTTGCCTTCTACGCAGTCGGCGCCTATTCATATGCGCTGTTGTCGGCCCATTTCGGGTTGTCCTTCTGGGTGCTGCTGCCGCTCGCCGGTATTTTTGCCGCTCTCTGGGGCGTTATTCTCGGCTTCCCCGTGCTGCGCCTGCGCGGCGACTATCTGGCGATCGTCACGCTTGCCTTCGGTGAGATCATTCGCCTCGTCATCATCAACTGGACGGAAGTGACCAAGGGTACCTTCGGCATCTCCGGGATCGCCAAGGCTTCGGTCTTCGGTATCTGGACCTTCGATGTCGGCAAGGCGAACAACTTCACCAAGGCCTTCGGCCTGCCGTCATCATCGGCCTATTACAAAATCTTCTTGTTCTACGTTATCCTGGCGCTCTGCATGCTGACCGCCTATGTGACGATCCGGCTGCGCCGCATGCCGATCGGTCGTGCGTGGGAAGCATTGCGCGAGGACGAAATTGCCTGCCGCTCGCTCGGCATCAACACGGTGACGACGAAGCTGACGGCTTTCGCTACCGGCGCGATGTTTGGTGGCTTCGCCGGCTCCTTCTTCGCCGCACGTCAGGGCTTCGTCTCGCCGGAATCCTTCGTGTTCCTGGAGTCGGCTGTCATCCTCGCGATCGTCGTTCTCGGCGGCATGGGCTCGCTGACGGGCATTGCGATCGCCGCCGTCGTCATGGTCGGCGGTACGGAAGTGCTCCGCGAAATGGACTTCCTCAAAGTCGTCTTCGGACCGGAGTTCACGCCTGAACTCTACCGCATGCTGCTCTTCGGCCTTGCCATGGTCATCGTCATGCTGTTCAAGCCGCGCGGTTTCGTCGGCTCCCGTGAGCCGACTGCCTTCCTGAAGGAACGTAAGGCCGTATCCGGAAGCTTTACCAAGGAGGGCCATGGTTGA
- a CDS encoding ABC transporter ATP-binding protein translates to MAAGEQLLKVQGVETYYGNIRALAGIDVEVKKGEIVSLIGANGAGKSTLMMTICGSPQARTGSIVFDGQDITKLPTHEIARLRIAQSPEGRRIFPRMTVLENLQMGAGLDNLKYFHEDVEKIFFMFPRLKERQSQRGGTLSGGEQQMLSIGRALMARPKLLLLDEPSLGLAPLIVKGIFEAIKMLNEKEGLTVFLVEQNAFAALKLSHRAYVLVNGKVTMSGSGKELLANPEVRAAYLEGGRH, encoded by the coding sequence ATGGCGGCCGGAGAACAGCTTCTCAAGGTCCAGGGCGTCGAGACCTATTACGGCAATATTCGCGCGCTCGCCGGCATCGATGTTGAGGTAAAGAAGGGTGAAATCGTCAGCCTCATTGGCGCGAACGGCGCCGGCAAGTCGACGCTGATGATGACGATCTGCGGCAGCCCGCAGGCCCGTACCGGCTCGATTGTCTTCGACGGTCAGGATATCACCAAGCTGCCGACGCATGAGATCGCGCGGTTACGTATCGCTCAGTCGCCCGAAGGACGACGCATCTTTCCGCGAATGACCGTGCTGGAAAATCTCCAGATGGGCGCCGGTCTCGATAATCTCAAATACTTTCATGAGGATGTAGAAAAGATTTTCTTTATGTTCCCGCGTCTTAAGGAGCGTCAGTCGCAGCGTGGCGGCACGCTTTCAGGTGGCGAACAGCAGATGCTTTCGATTGGCCGCGCGCTGATGGCGCGCCCGAAGCTGCTGCTGCTCGACGAACCGTCGCTCGGCCTCGCTCCGCTGATTGTGAAGGGCATCTTCGAAGCTATCAAGATGCTGAACGAGAAGGAGGGGCTGACCGTCTTCCTCGTGGAGCAGAACGCATTCGCAGCACTCAAGCTGTCGCACCGGGCCTATGTGCTGGTCAACGGCAAGGTAACGATGAGCGGCAGCGGCAAGGAACTGCTTGCTAATCCTGAGGTGCGTGCTGCCTATCTCGAAGGCGGGCGGCATTGA
- the cysQ gene encoding 3'(2'),5'-bisphosphate nucleotidase CysQ translates to MLKTFERAALEAGKAIMEVFCDGCPVEMKADESPVTIADQEAERTILAHLKRSFPGIPVIAEESVAAGRVPDIAGKSFFLVDPLDGTREFLDKRQEFTVNIAYVEDGIPVAGIVYAPALGIAFSGDRGSAEKLLIDDNFAITKRMPIKVRKQPAESMALASFRHDSPETGLFLARHAISKCTNIGSSLKFCLLAEGKADVYPRFTRTMEWDTAAGDAVLRAAGGSTVTMDGQPLIYGKTGAAADFDFANPHFVSWGGTKPALERA, encoded by the coding sequence ATGCTGAAAACATTTGAACGGGCGGCACTCGAAGCCGGCAAAGCCATCATGGAAGTCTTCTGCGATGGCTGCCCAGTGGAAATGAAAGCTGATGAAAGCCCGGTGACGATCGCTGACCAGGAGGCCGAGCGCACCATACTGGCGCATCTGAAACGCAGTTTCCCTGGGATCCCCGTTATCGCCGAAGAATCGGTAGCCGCTGGCAGAGTGCCTGATATCGCCGGAAAGTCCTTCTTTCTGGTCGATCCGCTCGACGGCACCCGCGAATTCCTGGATAAGCGTCAGGAATTCACCGTCAATATCGCCTATGTGGAAGATGGCATTCCCGTCGCCGGAATCGTCTATGCCCCAGCGCTCGGCATCGCTTTTTCCGGCGACCGCGGAAGCGCGGAGAAACTGCTGATCGACGACAACTTTGCGATAACGAAGAGAATGCCGATCAAGGTGCGCAAACAGCCGGCAGAGAGTATGGCGCTCGCGAGTTTCCGGCATGACAGCCCGGAGACCGGTCTCTTCCTCGCCAGGCATGCAATCTCCAAATGCACCAACATCGGCTCCTCCCTGAAATTCTGCCTGCTGGCGGAGGGCAAGGCCGACGTCTACCCGCGCTTCACCCGCACCATGGAATGGGATACCGCGGCCGGCGATGCGGTCTTGCGGGCGGCCGGTGGATCGACTGTCACGATGGATGGCCAGCCGCTCATCTACGGCAAAACCGGTGCAGCTGCCGATTTCGACTTCGCAAATCCCCATTTCGTCTCTTGGGGCGGCACCAAGCCTGCGCTCGAGCGGGCATGA
- a CDS encoding branched-chain amino acid ABC transporter substrate-binding protein, producing MKKSLLSAVALTAIVAFGGIARADILVGVGGPLTGPNAAFGAQLQKGAEQAAADINAAGGINGEMIKIELGDDVSDPKQGISVANKFVADGVKFVVGHFNSGVSIPASEVYAENGILEITPAATNPVFTERGLWNTFRTCGRDDQQGAIAGKYLADHFKDAKIAVIHDKTPYGQGLADETKKALNAAGVTEAMYEGVNVGDKDFSALIAKMKEAGVTIIYWGGLHTEAGLIIRQSADQGLKAALVSGDGIVSNELASIAGDAVAGTLNTFGPDPTVNPANKDLVAKFKAAGFNPEAYTLYSYAALQTIAAAAKAAGSTDAEAVAAAMKEKGPFPTVLGDISFDEKGDPKLPGYVMYEWKKGEDGKYSYFQKAD from the coding sequence ATGAAGAAGTCTCTCTTGTCAGCGGTGGCACTGACGGCGATCGTCGCTTTCGGCGGCATCGCACGAGCTGACATCCTTGTCGGCGTTGGCGGCCCGCTGACGGGTCCAAACGCTGCATTCGGCGCGCAGCTGCAGAAGGGTGCCGAGCAGGCAGCTGCTGACATCAACGCTGCTGGCGGTATCAACGGCGAGATGATCAAAATCGAGCTCGGCGACGACGTTTCTGACCCGAAGCAGGGTATCTCCGTTGCCAACAAGTTCGTTGCTGACGGCGTGAAGTTCGTTGTTGGCCACTTCAACTCGGGCGTTTCGATCCCGGCTTCGGAAGTTTATGCCGAAAACGGCATTCTCGAAATCACACCGGCTGCTACCAACCCGGTCTTCACCGAGCGTGGCCTTTGGAACACCTTCCGCACCTGCGGCCGCGACGACCAGCAGGGCGCCATCGCCGGCAAGTATCTGGCCGACCACTTCAAGGACGCCAAGATCGCCGTCATTCACGACAAGACTCCTTATGGCCAGGGCCTCGCTGACGAAACCAAGAAGGCTCTGAATGCCGCTGGCGTCACCGAAGCCATGTACGAAGGCGTCAACGTCGGCGACAAGGACTTCTCGGCCCTCATCGCAAAGATGAAGGAAGCCGGCGTTACCATCATCTATTGGGGCGGTCTGCACACCGAAGCCGGTCTCATCATCCGCCAGTCGGCCGACCAGGGCCTGAAGGCAGCGCTCGTTTCGGGTGACGGTATCGTCTCGAACGAACTTGCTTCCATCGCTGGTGACGCCGTTGCCGGTACCCTGAACACCTTCGGCCCGGATCCGACGGTCAACCCGGCCAACAAGGACCTCGTCGCGAAGTTCAAGGCTGCCGGCTTCAACCCGGAAGCTTACACGCTCTATTCCTACGCTGCGCTGCAGACGATCGCTGCTGCTGCCAAGGCTGCCGGTTCTACGGACGCTGAAGCGGTTGCTGCGGCCATGAAGGAAAAGGGTCCGTTCCCGACCGTTCTCGGCGACATCTCCTTCGACGAAAAGGGCGACCCGAAGCTTCCGGGCTACGTCATGTATGAATGGAAGAAGGGCGAAGACGGCAAGTACAGCTACTTCCAGAAGGCCGACTAA
- a CDS encoding DUF1153 domain-containing protein, translated as MTEMIRPRVKYVIGPDGSPLTIADLPPPNTRRWVIRRKAEVVAAVRGGLLSLEEACERYTLTVEEFLSWQSSINSHGLAGLRTTRIQQYRH; from the coding sequence ATGACCGAAATGATACGTCCCCGAGTAAAATATGTCATCGGCCCCGATGGCAGCCCCCTGACGATTGCGGATCTCCCGCCGCCAAATACGCGGCGCTGGGTCATCCGCCGGAAGGCAGAGGTTGTCGCGGCCGTTCGCGGTGGCTTGTTGAGCTTGGAAGAAGCCTGCGAGCGTTACACGCTCACTGTCGAAGAATTCCTGTCCTGGCAGTCCTCCATCAACAGCCATGGTCTCGCCGGCCTGCGCACTACGCGCATCCAGCAGTACCGCCACTGA
- a CDS encoding sugar transferase produces MSVMDLNKSISEESFRVTPVHQVNARFPVAALDSIVLPPASVQFALKRAFDIFASISALIVLAPLLLVVAALIKMDSPGPVLFKQTRWGKNCRAIKVYKFRSMRTDMCDVTGVAQTVKNDPRVTRVGAFLRRSNIDELPQLLNVLKGDMSVVGPRCHAIGMRAGGMLYEELVPQYHHRHAMRPGITGLAQMRGLRGPTDRPAKARARIASDLHYVENFSLVMDIRIIIGTLISELNGGKGF; encoded by the coding sequence TTGAGCGTCATGGACCTTAACAAAAGTATTTCTGAAGAGAGCTTTCGCGTTACGCCTGTTCATCAGGTCAACGCGAGGTTCCCAGTTGCCGCACTCGACAGCATCGTTCTGCCACCTGCCTCCGTGCAGTTCGCGCTGAAACGAGCCTTCGATATTTTTGCTTCGATCAGCGCACTTATCGTGCTTGCTCCGCTTCTTCTGGTCGTCGCCGCCCTGATCAAGATGGACAGCCCCGGTCCGGTGCTTTTCAAGCAGACCCGCTGGGGCAAGAATTGCCGCGCCATCAAGGTCTACAAGTTCCGCTCGATGCGTACCGACATGTGCGACGTCACGGGCGTTGCCCAAACCGTGAAGAACGATCCACGCGTCACCCGCGTCGGCGCTTTCCTGCGTCGCTCGAACATTGATGAACTGCCGCAGCTTCTCAACGTACTGAAGGGCGACATGTCGGTTGTCGGGCCGCGCTGCCATGCAATCGGCATGCGTGCCGGCGGCATGCTCTACGAAGAGCTGGTTCCGCAATATCATCACCGCCACGCCATGCGTCCCGGCATCACCGGTCTGGCGCAGATGCGCGGCCTGCGTGGCCCGACAGACCGCCCGGCCAAGGCCCGCGCCCGCATCGCCAGCGATCTCCATTATGTCGAGAACTTCTCGCTGGTGATGGACATCCGCATCATCATCGGAACGCTGATTTCCGAACTGAACGGCGGCAAAGGCTTCTGA
- a CDS encoding LuxR family transcriptional regulator — protein sequence MKRRERAVRDCADDTAFSPFGAGSTGISAVDGADRLDELTKAAGFEFHLFSVFPRGDRTAFLENKLISNWPQSLVNFYEEADLFYCSKLVAVMKRTIMPVFCDEGPFGGNAANQENRRLNTMFQMHGLKHTFAFALHDADLKQYIFAFSGTRAMPSREEATTLLYGCMELLDTLPSDEKPEDRPSESLTRREIECLRWSAAGKSSDEIAIILDLSSHTVVGYLKSAMRKLDSVNRMQAVARAFRYRLL from the coding sequence ATGAAGAGACGTGAACGCGCAGTCCGTGACTGCGCCGATGATACCGCATTTTCGCCTTTCGGAGCCGGTTCTACGGGCATTTCCGCCGTCGACGGTGCAGACCGCCTGGACGAGCTGACGAAGGCTGCCGGGTTCGAATTCCACCTGTTTTCCGTATTCCCGCGTGGGGATCGAACGGCCTTTCTCGAAAACAAGCTGATCAGCAACTGGCCGCAGAGCCTCGTCAACTTTTACGAGGAGGCGGACCTTTTCTATTGCAGCAAGCTGGTTGCTGTCATGAAGCGCACCATTATGCCCGTCTTCTGCGATGAGGGGCCTTTTGGCGGCAATGCAGCGAATCAGGAAAACCGTCGTCTGAACACGATGTTTCAGATGCACGGGCTGAAGCATACCTTCGCTTTCGCGCTGCACGACGCTGACCTCAAACAATACATCTTCGCTTTTTCGGGTACGCGTGCGATGCCCTCTCGCGAAGAAGCAACGACGCTGCTTTATGGCTGCATGGAGCTTCTGGACACGCTTCCGAGCGACGAGAAGCCGGAAGACCGGCCATCGGAAAGCCTCACACGGAGGGAGATCGAATGCCTGCGCTGGTCGGCCGCGGGCAAGAGCAGCGACGAAATTGCAATCATTCTCGATCTCTCGTCGCATACAGTGGTGGGATATCTGAAGAGCGCCATGCGAAAGCTGGATTCGGTCAACCGCATGCAGGCTGTCGCCCGCGCATTCCGGTATCGGCTGCTCTGA